One Nonomuraea angiospora DNA segment encodes these proteins:
- the pgeF gene encoding peptidoglycan editing factor PgeF, with translation MELAPGVRVAVTDRHGGISVPPYGSRNLGGMVGDDPQAVRANRAGVAAELGVRGIVFMRQIHSADVAYVSEPFGDDPPALDGVFTTEPGLALASLGADCPAVLVADPVARMVGAAHSGRPGTEAGIASALVAAMAAKGAAPGRMVALVGPGACGRCYEVPAELRERVASRVPETWSTTSWETPALDLRAGIEAQLRAAGIQDVRHDARCTIESAELYSHRREQPGGRFAGLIWLA, from the coding sequence ATGGAGCTGGCCCCTGGAGTGCGTGTCGCCGTCACCGATCGCCACGGGGGGATCAGCGTCCCGCCGTACGGGTCGCGCAACCTCGGCGGGATGGTCGGCGACGACCCGCAGGCCGTGCGGGCCAACCGGGCGGGGGTGGCGGCCGAGCTGGGCGTGCGGGGCATCGTGTTCATGCGCCAGATCCACAGCGCCGACGTCGCGTACGTGAGCGAGCCCTTCGGCGACGATCCGCCGGCGCTCGACGGAGTGTTCACCACCGAGCCGGGGCTGGCGCTGGCCTCGCTCGGGGCCGACTGCCCGGCGGTGCTGGTGGCCGACCCGGTGGCGCGCATGGTGGGCGCCGCGCACTCCGGCCGCCCCGGCACCGAGGCGGGCATCGCGAGCGCCCTGGTGGCGGCCATGGCGGCCAAGGGCGCCGCGCCGGGCCGGATGGTCGCGCTGGTGGGGCCCGGCGCGTGCGGCCGCTGCTACGAGGTGCCCGCCGAGCTGCGCGAGCGGGTGGCCTCCCGCGTCCCCGAGACGTGGTCCACGACGTCGTGGGAGACGCCCGCGCTCGACCTGCGGGCCGGGATCGAGGCCCAGCTCCGCGCGGCCGGGATCCAGGACGTACGCCACGACGCCCGCTGCACGATCGAGTCGGCGGAGCTCTACTCGCACCGCAGGGAGCAGCCGGGCGGTCGTTTCGCCGGGCTCATCTGGCTCGCATAG
- a CDS encoding ATP-dependent DNA ligase codes for MTEPTEPTALAEPAEEQPVPNLPVRPPVPPMLAKPVKAMPKQNGSLFYEPKWDGFRCIVFRDGDEVYLGSRNERPFTRYFPELVEAVRAELPDKCVVDGEIVLPRGSQLDFDALQQRIHPAASRVKLLSEQTPAQFIAFDLLALGDESLMETPFSERRARLEGIFSEKGESIRLTPVTTSDEQAAEWFETFEGAGLDGIIVKPGDQPYIPDKRTMFKVKHERTADVVICGYREHKTGPIVGSLLLGLYGDDGRLHHVGVAASFPMARRAELVEEIKPYLAELSEHPWGHWAEQAAANVGQPAAGPATGGQRVPGAVSRWNAKKDLSFIPLRPELVIEVAYDQMEGDRFRHTAQWRRWRPDRTPESCTYEQLERPVSYNLDDILAR; via the coding sequence ATGACCGAGCCGACTGAGCCGACCGCGCTCGCGGAGCCCGCCGAAGAGCAGCCGGTGCCCAATCTGCCGGTGCGCCCGCCGGTGCCGCCCATGCTGGCCAAGCCGGTCAAGGCCATGCCCAAGCAGAACGGCTCGCTGTTCTACGAGCCGAAGTGGGACGGTTTCCGGTGCATCGTGTTCCGCGACGGCGACGAGGTCTATCTGGGCAGCCGCAACGAGCGGCCGTTCACGCGCTATTTCCCGGAGCTGGTCGAGGCCGTCAGGGCGGAGCTGCCGGACAAGTGCGTGGTGGACGGCGAGATCGTGCTGCCGAGGGGGTCGCAGCTCGACTTCGACGCGCTGCAGCAGCGCATCCATCCGGCGGCCTCGCGGGTGAAGCTGCTGTCGGAGCAGACGCCGGCCCAGTTCATCGCGTTCGACCTGCTGGCGCTGGGCGACGAGTCGCTGATGGAGACGCCGTTCTCGGAGCGCCGCGCGCGACTTGAGGGGATATTTTCGGAAAAGGGCGAGTCCATTCGGCTGACCCCGGTCACGACCAGCGACGAGCAGGCGGCCGAGTGGTTCGAGACGTTCGAGGGCGCGGGGCTCGACGGCATCATCGTCAAGCCGGGCGACCAGCCGTACATCCCGGACAAGCGCACGATGTTCAAGGTCAAGCACGAGCGCACGGCCGACGTGGTGATCTGCGGCTACCGCGAGCACAAGACGGGCCCGATCGTGGGGTCGCTGCTGCTCGGCCTCTACGGCGACGACGGCCGGCTGCACCACGTGGGCGTGGCGGCCTCGTTCCCGATGGCGCGCAGGGCCGAGCTGGTCGAGGAGATCAAGCCGTACCTCGCGGAGCTGAGCGAGCACCCCTGGGGCCACTGGGCCGAGCAGGCGGCGGCCAACGTCGGCCAGCCGGCCGCCGGGCCCGCCACGGGCGGGCAGCGGGTGCCCGGCGCGGTGTCGCGGTGGAACGCCAAGAAGGACCTGTCGTTCATCCCGCTCAGGCCGGAGCTGGTGATCGAGGTGGCCTACGACCAGATGGAGGGCGACCGGTTCCGGCACACCGCCCAGTGGCGGCGGTGGCGGCCCGACCGCACGCCGGAGTCATGCACGTACGAGCAGCTCGAACGTCCCGTGAGTTACAACCTGGACGACATCCTTGCCCGGTAG
- a CDS encoding flavin-dependent oxidoreductase — MRVVIAGAGIAGLTAALSLHAAGITEVVIHEAVEELQPLGVGINILPHAVREVIELGLGDRLAEIGVETADLTFINRYGQRIWSEPRGLRAGYTWPQYSIHRGRLQFMLLRAVQERLGAEAVVTGSPVTGLDHDADLLIGADGIRSGVRRALFPEEGEPLWSGDVLWRGTSYSTPFMTGKSMIMAGDGIQKIVIYPIAPPDPDGRQLINWGIQHKATEAAHRGDWNRPVSLEKVLPHVADWHCDELDIPGLIAAAVKVFEYPLVDRDPLPSWSAEKVTLMGDAAHPMYPTGSNGGTQAVIDARVLAYALATGRGLEFYEEQRRPVTNNVVLANRKDGPEVVLKLAHQRAPRGFADIEDVLPLAEREEIALRYKQLAGFEPATLNARRSWSVAAGASLAGTTGAAAGISRSCRSTSPS, encoded by the coding sequence ATGCGCGTCGTCATCGCCGGTGCCGGGATCGCCGGGCTCACCGCGGCCCTGAGCCTGCACGCCGCCGGAATCACCGAGGTGGTCATCCACGAGGCGGTCGAGGAGCTCCAGCCGCTGGGCGTGGGCATCAACATCCTGCCGCACGCGGTGCGCGAGGTCATCGAACTCGGCCTGGGCGACCGCCTGGCGGAGATCGGCGTCGAGACCGCCGACCTCACCTTCATCAACCGGTACGGCCAGCGCATCTGGTCCGAACCGCGCGGGTTGCGGGCCGGCTACACCTGGCCCCAGTACTCGATACACCGGGGCCGGCTGCAGTTCATGCTCCTGCGGGCGGTCCAGGAGCGCCTCGGCGCGGAGGCGGTGGTGACAGGGTCGCCCGTCACCGGGCTCGACCATGACGCGGACCTGCTCATCGGCGCCGACGGCATCCGCTCCGGCGTCCGGCGGGCGCTGTTCCCCGAGGAGGGGGAGCCGTTGTGGAGCGGCGACGTGCTGTGGCGCGGCACCTCGTACAGCACGCCGTTCATGACCGGAAAGTCCATGATCATGGCGGGTGACGGCATCCAGAAGATCGTCATCTATCCCATCGCGCCGCCGGACCCCGACGGCAGGCAGCTGATCAACTGGGGCATCCAGCACAAGGCCACGGAGGCCGCGCACCGGGGCGACTGGAACCGGCCCGTGAGCCTGGAGAAGGTCCTCCCGCACGTGGCGGACTGGCACTGCGACGAGCTCGACATCCCCGGGCTCATCGCGGCGGCGGTGAAGGTGTTCGAGTATCCGCTGGTGGACCGGGATCCCTTACCCTCCTGGTCGGCGGAGAAGGTGACGCTGATGGGCGACGCCGCGCATCCGATGTATCCCACCGGCTCCAACGGCGGCACCCAGGCCGTCATCGACGCCCGCGTCCTGGCCTACGCGCTGGCGACCGGCCGCGGGCTGGAGTTCTACGAGGAGCAGCGCCGGCCCGTCACGAACAACGTCGTGCTGGCCAACCGCAAGGACGGCCCCGAGGTCGTCCTGAAGCTGGCCCACCAGCGCGCCCCGCGGGGCTTCGCCGACATCGAGGACGTCCTGCCGCTGGCCGAGCGCGAGGAGATCGCCCTGCGCTACAAGCAGCTGGCCGGCTTCGAGCCTGCCACGCTGAACGCGCGCCGGAGCTGGTCGGTGGCGGCCGGCGCCTCCCTGGCGGGAACGACGGGCGCGGCCGCCGGGATCAGCCGCTCTTGCCGCTCGACCTCCCCGAGTTGA